Below is a genomic region from Herpetosiphonaceae bacterium.
TGGCCGGGGGCGATCGACTCGGCATAGGTGAGAGCGTTGATCACCCCGCGATGGAGGGTAGAGACGGGGATGATCACGGTGTTACGCAGGGGCGGCGGCGGCTCCAGACCTTCGAGCGAGAGCTGCTTGGCGGCGTTGACGTAGTGCTGATGGATCGCGAGAAACATCGCAATGATTGCAGGGAGCAGCAGCATCAAGATCCAGGCGCCGAGCAGAAATTTTTGGGATATGACAATAATCGCTACGATGAACGTAGTGAGCGCTCCAATACCATTAATCAGCATTCCACGCTGCCAACCGGGCTCTCGTGTTCGTCGCCAGCGCTGAACCATACCGGTTTGTGCAATCGTAAACGAAATGAAGACCCCACCGGCGTAAAGCGGGATGAGCGCCGTAACCGTTGCATCAAACATCACGATCAGCACGCTGGCAGCGACGGCCAGCATAATGATGCCATTAGAAAAGACCAGACGATCGCCCAGTGAAGCGAACTGCCGAGGCATGTAGCGGTCGCGTGCCAGGAACGAAAGCAATCGTGGGAAGTCCGCATACGCAGTGTTGGCTGCTAAAATGAGGATGGTTGCCGTCGCTGCCTGGAGCACAGAGTATGGAATGCCGCGTCCACCAAATACGCCGCGTCCGATTTGGGAGAGGACCGTTTCGGGATTGCCGTGCTCAGCCGGTAGCGCCTGGTACTGCTGTGCAAGAAACGTAATACCCAGAAACATGATCGTCAGGAGCACGGCCATGACCGTGAGGGTTGCGCGAGCGTTAACCCATTCCGGTTTCTTGAACGCGGGCACGCCATCCGAGATTGCTTCAATTCCGGTCAATGCGGTGCAGCCGGCAGCGAAAGCCTTCATGATAAACAGAAGACCAAAGGTTTCACCCACCCCTTGCACTGGCGCTAGATGCTCAGCAGAGTTCACGGGAATGATCGTCCCCGTCAGGTAGCGGTAGCTGCCAATGATCAAGAGTGTAAAAATGGTGGCAATAAAGGCATACGTGGGAACTGAAAAGATCAGACCGGACTCGCGTAATCCGCGTAGATTGGTCAGTGTTAGCAGCACCACGAAGACGAGCGCCATCGATACACGATACGTATCCAGCTGCGGTAGCGCCGAGACAATTGCGGAGACACCCGCCGAAAGTGACACGGCTACCGTCAGCACATAGCCTACCAGAAGACCAGCACCGGCAGTGAGGCTCGGCAGCACGCCAAGGTTATCTTTTGCGACGATGTAGGAGCCGCCGCCGTGCGGATACGCCTTGATTGTCTGGCGGTATGAAAATGACACCACCATCAGCAATACGGCAATGCCCGCCGCTACCGGCAATGACAGGCTAAGAGCTGCAATTCCTCCCAGCACCAGGATGTGTAGAATTTCCTCTGTGGCATACGCTACAGACGATAGTGCGTCCGACGAAAAGACGGCTAGCGCAATTTTTTTCGAGAGGCGCTCATGCGTTTGTCGCGCTGTCTCAATTGGTGAGCCGATGATGAATCGCTTAAGTTCGGCGATCATAGATAGTCAACCTCGATTCCCAATCACCTAGTAGTAAGAAGTACGTGCAATGCATGAGCTCGCTGCACACAATGAATCGTTAGGTTGATCTTGAGAGCACGTTGCATTGCTGTCACCACGATACAAGATACACCCTACATCTCAGCGTTTGGTTCCATCAGCCTGCTGTCTGGACTATAGGATGCCGATATGCTCGATAAAGAGGGGTTGTGTCCCCGCCTGTTGATAACTGCAATCGTGTCGCTCCAGCGGTTACAAATCGTTCAGGTTCGTAACCATAGATCATGGGCCTCGCTGCGGGCTCCAATTTCAATCCAGCCGTAGTACGCATACATCGCCGTTTCGTTGCAGCCGCTTCGAGTTCAAAGTTCAAGGTTTCCCTCGTTCGTTGTTCTCTCGTCCGCTGACGAGTATGCATCCAGCGGGCCATCGGCTGCACGCAAAAAAGCCGCCGCGACGACAATGGTCGTCACCCACGACGGCCTTACAGCACGGTGAATCATAGCACGCAGCGAGCGGCTGTCAACCAGGAAAATAATGCTTCACTGTCACGTATCCGCGTGGTACAATGGCTCGTACTCGGCGGGAGCGGCATATGCGACAGAGCAGACAACAATCGTCCTGTTCGGCGGCGAGCGATCGGCGCATCGTCGTGGTCGTGCGCTGCCCCAACGGCGCGCCGCGCCGGTTTGGGCTGTGGCGCGCCGCGCGCGACCGGATGGCGGCTCCGGCTGCCAGAAACTAAAGCATCGATCCCAGGGAACAAAGCACGGCTGAACGAGCGAATGAGGAGTTGCCTCGGCCTGTTCGGTTGCACTTTGTTTTTTTGTTTGCACTTCGTTTACTATACAGTCTCCTGAAGGAGCTATGTGATGTCTAAAAAAATCCTTGTCGCCGTCGCCTGGCCCTATGCGAATGGTCCGCGCCATGTCGGGCATGTCGCCGGCTTTGGCGTGCCCAGCGATATTTTCGCTCGCTACCATCGGCTGGCAGGCAACGATGTGCTGATGGTTTCGGGAACGGACGAGCACGGAACGCCGATCACGGTGCAGGCAGATAAAGAGGGCGTGTCGCCCAAGGTGCTCGCCGACCGCTACAGCGCGGTGATCGCGGAGGACCTGCGCAACCTGGGTCTGGCTTACGATCTGTTCACGCGCACGACGACACGCAATCACTACCGCGTGGTGCAGGATCTCTTTTTGCAGATGCTCAAGACCGGCGCGATCTATAAAGACACCATGACCGGCACCTTCTCGGCGAGCGGCCAGGCGCTGCCCGATCGCTACGTGGAGGGAACGTGCCCGATCTGCGGCTACGGCGAGGCGCGCGGCGATCAGTGCGATAACTGCGGCAACCAGCTCGATCCGGTCAATCTGATCAATCCGCGCTCCAAGATCGACGGCTCGACGCCGGTCTTCAAGCCGACCGAGCACTTTTTTCTCGATCTGCCGAAGTTTCGCGAGCAACTGCGCGTCTGGATCGACGGCCAGACACACTGGCGGCCAAACGTGCGCGCGTTCTCGCTGAACCTGCTCGAACACGTGCAGCCGCGCGCCATCACCCGCGATCTGGAGTGGGGCGTGCCGATCCCGCTGCCGGGCTTCGACGGCAAGCGCATCTATGTCTGGTTCGACGCGGTGATTGGCTATCTCTCGGCGAGCATCGAGTGGGCCATCGTGCGCGGCACGCCCGACGCCTGGCAGGAGTGGTGGCTCAACCGCGACTCGCGCAGCTACTACTTCATGGGCAAAGACAACATCGTCTTCCACTCCGAGATCTGGCCCGCGATGCTGATGGGCTACGATACAGGCCCCCTGACCGACGGCGAGCACACGCTCGATCTGCCGTACGACGTGGTATCCTCGGAGTTCCTGACGATGGAGGGCAAGAAGTTCTCGTCGTCGCGCGGCGTGGTAATCTACGTCCGCGATGTGCTGTCGCGCTATGACGCCGACCCGCTGCGCTACTACCTGACGATCGGCGGGCCTGAGACGCAGGATACCGATTTTACCTGGGCCGAGTTCGTGCGGCGCAACAACGACGAGTTGGTCGCGACGTGGGGCAATCTGGTCAACCGCGTGATCAAGAACGCCTACAACAACTTCGATGTGGTGCCGCAGCCGGGCGAGCTGACCGAGGAAGATCGGGCGATCCTGCGCGCGGTCGAGAACGGCTTTACGACCGTCGGGCAGTTGATCGAGACGGCGCGCTTTCGGGCCGCGCTGCAAGAGGCAATGAGCCTGGCGGCGCAGGCGAACGGCTATATCTCCGAGCAGGAGCCGTGGAAGGTGATCAAGCTCGATCGCGAGCGGGCCGCGACGATCCTGTACGTGGGCCTGCGCGTCGTCGATAATCTCAAGACGCTGTTCTGCCCGTTCCTGCCCTTCTCGTCGCAGCGGCTCCACGAGATGCTCGGCTACGAGGGCACGATCGCCGGGCCGATCTTCTTCAACGAGGTGACGGAGGACAACGGCTCAACGCATCAGGTTCTAACGTGCGAGCCGGAGTCGTGGAGTGGCCGCTGGGAGCCGAGCCAACTGCCGATCGGGCAGGAGCTCAAGGAGCCAGCGCCGCTGTTTCGCAAGCTCGACCCGAAGGTTGTCGACGAGGAGCTGGCGCGTCTGACGCAGGCATAGCAGCGCGGGAGCGCTCGATCAGCATCAGGGTGCCGTCGAGCGCTTCTGCTCTTGACCGGAGTTACACAGCAAACTGTTCCTGGAGCGGCGCTTAGCCTGCGGCAGCAAGGAAGATTCCCTGTTGTGTGCCGTTCGGGCACACAACACACAACCTTGACCAATCCCGTACGGCTCTGCCGAAGGCAATTCGGCCACTGCGTACGTCCTGTTCTTAACGGAGGAAGCTCATGCGAATTGTTCTGGATGCGGTTGGCGGCGATCACGCGCCCGCCGCGCCTGTCGCGGGCGCGGTCCAGGCGGCGCGCACACTTGGTGTCGAGGTGGTGCTGGTTGGTCCGTCGGAGCAGGTGCGG
It encodes:
- a CDS encoding APC family permease, whose amino-acid sequence is MIAELKRFIIGSPIETARQTHERLSKKIALAVFSSDALSSVAYATEEILHILVLGGIAALSLSLPVAAGIAVLLMVVSFSYRQTIKAYPHGGGSYIVAKDNLGVLPSLTAGAGLLVGYVLTVAVSLSAGVSAIVSALPQLDTYRVSMALVFVVLLTLTNLRGLRESGLIFSVPTYAFIATIFTLLIIGSYRYLTGTIIPVNSAEHLAPVQGVGETFGLLFIMKAFAAGCTALTGIEAISDGVPAFKKPEWVNARATLTVMAVLLTIMFLGITFLAQQYQALPAEHGNPETVLSQIGRGVFGGRGIPYSVLQAATATILILAANTAYADFPRLLSFLARDRYMPRQFASLGDRLVFSNGIIMLAVAASVLIVMFDATVTALIPLYAGGVFISFTIAQTGMVQRWRRTREPGWQRGMLINGIGALTTFIVAIIVISQKFLLGAWILMLLLPAIIAMFLAIHQHYVNAAKQLSLEGLEPPPPLRNTVIIPVSTLHRGVINALTYAESIAPG
- the metG gene encoding methionine--tRNA ligase, translating into MSKKILVAVAWPYANGPRHVGHVAGFGVPSDIFARYHRLAGNDVLMVSGTDEHGTPITVQADKEGVSPKVLADRYSAVIAEDLRNLGLAYDLFTRTTTRNHYRVVQDLFLQMLKTGAIYKDTMTGTFSASGQALPDRYVEGTCPICGYGEARGDQCDNCGNQLDPVNLINPRSKIDGSTPVFKPTEHFFLDLPKFREQLRVWIDGQTHWRPNVRAFSLNLLEHVQPRAITRDLEWGVPIPLPGFDGKRIYVWFDAVIGYLSASIEWAIVRGTPDAWQEWWLNRDSRSYYFMGKDNIVFHSEIWPAMLMGYDTGPLTDGEHTLDLPYDVVSSEFLTMEGKKFSSSRGVVIYVRDVLSRYDADPLRYYLTIGGPETQDTDFTWAEFVRRNNDELVATWGNLVNRVIKNAYNNFDVVPQPGELTEEDRAILRAVENGFTTVGQLIETARFRAALQEAMSLAAQANGYISEQEPWKVIKLDRERAATILYVGLRVVDNLKTLFCPFLPFSSQRLHEMLGYEGTIAGPIFFNEVTEDNGSTHQVLTCEPESWSGRWEPSQLPIGQELKEPAPLFRKLDPKVVDEELARLTQA